The following proteins come from a genomic window of Hoplias malabaricus isolate fHopMal1 chromosome 15, fHopMal1.hap1, whole genome shotgun sequence:
- the LOC136668741 gene encoding olfactory receptor 4B13-like, which yields MAAMQDLRPRYVFLFFAMVVYLLIILLNLTVIVTILLEKSLHEPMYLFVCNLCFNELYGTTGFYPKFIYDLFSSSNEISYIGCMTQLCIIYSSFMCEYTTLVIMAYDRYVAICKPLEYHNILRSQTVAKAILYSWIFPFIIGLPNIIFTSQLPLCGSTIDRLYCDNWSFVKLSCISATTVNVYGFMLLSIFMAHAVIVLFSYQRLMVACRNSSDNKKTFIQTCGPHLVSLLNFTIAVLFDLLFSRYGSKDFPEHLRNAFQFEILVIPPLLNPLMYGLKLSAIRKRLFLKCKKHKNEFSVHSNNCCRLLG from the coding sequence ATGGCTGCAATGCAGGACTTACGACCaagatatgtttttcttttctttgctaTGGTTGTTTATCTATTGATAATTCTTTTAAACCTCACGGTGATCGTTACAATTCTTTTGGAAAAGTCTCTGCATGAGCCTATGTATCTCTTTGTGTGTAATCTTTGTTTTAATGAACTCTATGGAACAACAGGATTTTATCCTaaatttatttatgatttattttcatCATCAAATGAAATTTCATACATTGGGTGTATGACACagttatgtattatatattcatCTTTTATGTGTGAGTATACAACTTTAGTGATAATGGCTTATGACAGATATGTGGCCATATGTAAACCATTAGAATATCACAACATTTTAAGAAGCCAGACTGTGGCTAAAGCTATTCTATACTCATGGATTTTTCCTTTTATTATAGGGCTCCCAAATATTATATTTACCAGTCAACTACCATTATGTGGATCAACTATAGACAGACTTTATTGTGATAACTGGTCTTTTGTAAAGCTGTCCTGTATATCAGCCACAACAGTCAATGTGTATGGTTTTATGCTTCTCTCCATATTTATGGCACATGCTGTAATAGTGCTGTTTTCCTATCAGAGGTTAATGGTTGCTTGTAGAAATTCTAGTGACAACAAAAAGACGTTCATACAAACCTGTGGCCCACATTTAGTGTCTCTACTCAATTTTACTATAGCTGTGCTTTTTGATTTGTTATTCAGTCGTTATGGGTCGAAGGACTTTCCAGAGCATCTACGAAATGCTTTTCAGTTTGAGATTCTTGTCATTCCACCTCTTCTTAACCCACTTATGTATGGTCTTAAACTTTCAGCAATTCGCAAAAGACTTTTTCTGAAGTGTAAGAAACATAAGAATGAGTTTTCTGTACATTCAAATAACTGCTGCAGATTACTAGGTTAA